TATTCACTAATCCACCCTATCAGTAAGAAGGAAATTGAAGGCAAGGTCTTTTTGAAAAATATTACCGGGGCTACCGGTACTGAAATCTCATTCAATTCCTTGCAGGCACATACAGAGCAACCTTATTTTCACTTACACCGAAAAAATGAAGAAACTTACATTATCCTGAAAGGATACGGATCTTTTCAGGTGGATGATGATTGTTTCGGGATAAAAGAAGGGAGTGTGATCCGTGTTGCTCCCAAAGGCGTGAGAGGCATTTACAACGCATCCAATGAAGAAATGATTTATATCGTGATTCAATCGAAACAAAACTCACTGGAAGAATACACAACCGACGATGGAGAAAAGGTTCCCTATCAGGCTAAATGGAAATAGGCTTAATTCGCTATGATTTGTAGTCAGGGTTTCACTAAGTGAAGCCCTGATTTTAGTTTAAAGCCGTAGAAAAACTTTTGCGGTAATCGCTCGGTGTAGTTTTCATATGACGCAGGAATAAACGCCTCAAACCATCCGCATTCCCTATACCGCATTCACTGGATATTTCGTCTATCGTCAGGCGGGTTTCTTCCAACCGGCGGCGGGCCGTTTCCAACCTCATCTTTTCTATGTATTTGGCAGGTGTGATACCTGTTTCACGCAAAAAGACACGGGC
The sequence above is drawn from the Microbacter margulisiae genome and encodes:
- a CDS encoding cupin domain-containing protein translates to MKQIEKISENSNYCAVNLNELNGIRDYSLIHPISKKEIEGKVFLKNITGATGTEISFNSLQAHTEQPYFHLHRKNEETYIILKGYGSFQVDDDCFGIKEGSVIRVAPKGVRGIYNASNEEMIYIVIQSKQNSLEEYTTDDGEKVPYQAKWK